The following proteins come from a genomic window of Synergistaceae bacterium:
- a CDS encoding efflux RND transporter periplasmic adaptor subunit has protein sequence MKTIKRLFVLLIIAGIVGGGVWYRFLRTQPSRYVWITQPVTRGSISATVSATGRLNAVEMVEVGTQVSGTIREIYVDYNSSVKKGQVIALLDPDVLMSQVEQAKASLTLAEAGVTSSRASVTDATRSWTRNKELWGRNLIAKSELDASETALTLAKANLAESSARVVQAKAQLRQAETNLGYTKIVSPVDGVVISRQVDVGQTVAASLQTPTLFSIARDLTQMQIEASIDEADIGRIAEGQKAECRFDAWPKQTFEGTVTQVRLNPEIVSNVVTYVVVLKVSNEEMKLKPGMTANVTVVTEQRDDVLKVPAAALRFTPPSDAVAAGDQKQEKDAGGVASPLGMPRMPPRGGRGQSKNDEVMVWVVENGRLVGSLPVGTQGISDRTWVELVDTNLREGQELAVAFSKEEGASGTALAGTK, from the coding sequence CGGGGGAGCATCTCGGCCACGGTAAGCGCCACAGGGCGTCTCAACGCCGTGGAGATGGTGGAGGTGGGGACGCAGGTGTCGGGGACGATCCGGGAAATTTACGTGGACTACAACAGCTCCGTCAAAAAAGGCCAGGTGATCGCGCTGCTGGATCCCGACGTCCTGATGTCGCAGGTCGAACAGGCGAAGGCCAGCCTGACCCTGGCCGAGGCGGGGGTGACGAGCTCCCGGGCCTCCGTCACGGATGCCACCCGCTCCTGGACGCGCAATAAAGAGCTCTGGGGCCGTAACCTCATCGCGAAGAGCGAGCTGGACGCGTCGGAGACGGCGCTGACCCTGGCGAAGGCGAACCTGGCGGAGAGTTCGGCGCGGGTGGTTCAGGCCAAAGCCCAGCTTCGTCAGGCGGAAACAAACCTCGGTTACACGAAAATCGTCTCGCCGGTGGACGGAGTCGTCATCTCCCGTCAGGTGGACGTGGGACAGACGGTGGCGGCCAGCCTCCAGACGCCGACGCTTTTTTCCATCGCCCGGGATTTGACCCAGATGCAGATCGAGGCCAGCATCGACGAAGCGGACATTGGACGCATTGCGGAGGGGCAGAAAGCCGAGTGCCGGTTCGACGCCTGGCCGAAGCAGACTTTCGAGGGGACGGTGACGCAGGTGCGCCTGAACCCCGAAATCGTCTCGAACGTGGTGACCTACGTGGTCGTTCTGAAGGTCAGCAACGAGGAGATGAAACTGAAACCCGGCATGACCGCCAACGTCACTGTCGTCACGGAACAGCGCGACGACGTTTTGAAGGTGCCCGCCGCCGCCCTCCGCTTTACCCCGCCCTCCGACGCCGTAGCCGCCGGAGATCAGAAACAGGAAAAGGACGCCGGGGGAGTGGCTTCGCCTCTGGGTATGCCGCGTATGCCTCCCCGGGGAGGCCGGGGACAGAGCAAAAACGATGAGGTGATGGTCTGGGTCGTGGAAAACGGGCGTCTCGTGGGCAGCCTGCCGGTGGGGACTCAGGGAATCAGCGACCGCACCTGGGTGGAGCTGGTGGATACAAATTTAAGGGAAGGGCAGGAGCTGGCGGTGGCCTTCAGCAAAGAGGAAGGCGCTTCCGGAACGGCCCTGGCGGGAACAAAATGA
- a CDS encoding ABC transporter ATP-binding protein yields MTDEMTHTQTQNRTQPPLIEVRDLVKIYRTGDVELHALDGVSFSIDSGEFVAVMGPSGSGKSTTMNMLGCLDSPSRGEYWLDGQDVAKLSGDALAEIRNRKLGFVFQGFNLLPRLDALNNVALPLVYSGVSAAERRNRARDALERVGLGDRAHHRPSQMSGGQQQRVAIARALVGRAPLILADEPTGNLDTKMSEEIMNLLVEVNDEGKTVVLVTHEPDIAEYARRVLHFRDGKLVSDERRSEARRGRTMPAGAKEVV; encoded by the coding sequence ATGACGGATGAAATGACCCATACTCAGACGCAAAATCGGACTCAGCCCCCTCTGATCGAGGTGCGGGACCTGGTGAAAATCTATCGCACAGGGGATGTGGAGCTTCACGCGCTGGACGGAGTTTCCTTTTCCATCGATTCGGGGGAGTTCGTGGCGGTGATGGGACCCTCCGGCTCCGGCAAGTCCACGACGATGAACATGCTGGGCTGTCTGGATTCTCCATCGAGGGGCGAATACTGGCTGGACGGGCAGGATGTGGCGAAGCTGTCCGGCGATGCCCTGGCGGAGATCCGCAACCGCAAGCTGGGGTTTGTTTTTCAGGGGTTCAACCTTCTGCCCCGTCTCGACGCCCTGAACAACGTGGCGCTTCCCCTGGTCTACTCGGGGGTCTCCGCCGCGGAGCGCCGGAATCGGGCCAGAGATGCCCTCGAACGGGTGGGGCTGGGGGATCGCGCCCATCATCGCCCCAGCCAGATGAGCGGCGGACAGCAGCAACGGGTGGCCATCGCCCGGGCGCTGGTGGGACGGGCTCCTCTGATTCTGGCCGACGAGCCCACGGGCAATCTGGACACGAAAATGAGCGAGGAGATCATGAACCTGCTGGTCGAGGTCAACGACGAGGGCAAGACGGTGGTCCTGGTCACTCACGAGCCGGATATTGCGGAGTACGCCCGAAGGGTGCTTCACTTCAGAGACGGAAAGCTGGTCTCGGACGAGCGGCGGTCGGAAGCGCGGCGGGGTCGGACGATGCCGGCGGGGGCGAAGGAGGTCGTGTGA